The Hymenobacter sp. 5317J-9 genome has a window encoding:
- a CDS encoding 4-alpha-glucanotransferase: MTIRFSLPYRTVFGQRLAVCGSRPELGGWQLASAAPLHYDEATTCWSLDLEVPDAAGSLSYKYVLLDANTGAQHWEHGPNRAVAYDPARAQRLRLADYWRAPAQPENELLTAAFTKALFRRPGAPAPTEALAAKTKKATKAPKAAKATEAAEPASTSQPAGTPPAAGETVFQLVAPRVDPHLSLCILGSDPALGAWDNTKALVLTDAAYPTWSGRIKLQSPGEDCHYKYAMWDPAAGHALDMEGGDNRVVPANQDRTAARVFNDEGYRYPDAWRGAGVALPVFAMRSGQGLGVGEFSDLKLLTDWAVKTGLQLIQILPINDTTATHTWVDSYPYAAISVFALHPQFIHLEGIAALKDKKAAKELAQLKQELNAKDFVDYEPVMNAKWKFLKLLYKQEKQNFLADAGYRAFYASQAEWLVPYAAFSALRDRFGTADFQQWPEEFRTPQNLEALTAETAPDYDEYGLFFFVQYHLDKQLLAAVDYARAHGVVLKGDLPIGIYRHSVDAWTQPELYHMDRQAGAPPDDFSTTGQNWRFPTYNWERMAQDDYKWWKQRMGHLARYFDTLRIDHILGFFRIWEMPIESVEGLLGHFSPALPLHRHEIERRLGWFDYSRLCEPYIRWHMLQDIFQGEAQNVFDEYMYDASYGRIHLKENVDDQRKIEAYIAQKIADYPEHTEYFQWLQTGLFKLVNEVLFVPAGNDFYHPRITLNKSYSFRELDSDEDRRRLYDDIYIDFFFRRHEEFWRQQGLVKLPPVRYATDMLICGEDLGMVPASVPGVMKELGILGLHIQRMPSDPATEFGHPDAAPYLNVVTTSSHDMSTVRGWWEEDRVRTQRFFETMLGHWREVAPFYCEPWVAREILVQHLHSPAMWAIFPLQDLLAIDGHLRRANPHDEQINVPSNPTHFWKYRLHLPLEELVDAVGFNEPLRALVATSGRKK; encoded by the coding sequence ATGACAATACGTTTTTCCCTTCCCTACCGCACCGTGTTCGGCCAGCGTTTGGCCGTGTGTGGCTCGCGGCCCGAGCTGGGCGGCTGGCAGCTGGCCAGTGCCGCACCCCTGCACTACGACGAAGCCACGACCTGCTGGAGCCTCGACCTGGAAGTGCCCGATGCCGCCGGCAGCCTCTCCTATAAGTACGTACTGCTCGACGCCAACACCGGCGCTCAGCACTGGGAGCACGGCCCCAATCGCGCCGTGGCCTACGACCCCGCCCGCGCCCAGCGCCTGCGCCTGGCCGACTACTGGCGCGCCCCGGCCCAGCCCGAAAACGAGCTGCTGACCGCCGCCTTCACCAAAGCCCTGTTCCGCCGCCCCGGCGCCCCGGCGCCAACCGAAGCCCTGGCAGCCAAAACCAAAAAGGCTACTAAAGCACCCAAAGCCGCGAAGGCCACTGAAGCTGCCGAACCAGCCAGCACCTCTCAGCCGGCTGGTACCCCCCCAGCGGCCGGCGAAACCGTGTTTCAGCTGGTGGCGCCCCGTGTGGACCCGCACCTCAGCCTGTGCATCCTCGGCTCCGACCCCGCCCTCGGCGCCTGGGACAACACCAAAGCCCTCGTACTGACCGATGCTGCCTACCCCACCTGGAGCGGCCGCATCAAGCTGCAAAGCCCCGGCGAGGACTGCCACTATAAATACGCCATGTGGGACCCGGCCGCCGGCCACGCCCTCGACATGGAAGGCGGCGACAACCGCGTGGTGCCCGCCAATCAGGACCGCACCGCCGCCCGCGTCTTCAACGACGAGGGCTACCGCTACCCCGACGCTTGGCGCGGGGCCGGCGTGGCGCTGCCCGTGTTTGCCATGCGCTCCGGGCAGGGCCTTGGGGTAGGGGAGTTCTCCGATTTGAAGCTGCTCACCGATTGGGCCGTGAAAACGGGACTGCAGTTGATTCAGATTCTGCCCATCAACGACACCACGGCCACCCACACCTGGGTCGATTCTTACCCGTACGCGGCCATTTCGGTGTTTGCGCTGCACCCGCAGTTCATCCACCTCGAAGGCATTGCCGCGCTCAAGGACAAGAAGGCCGCCAAAGAGCTGGCCCAACTCAAGCAGGAGCTCAACGCCAAGGATTTCGTGGACTACGAGCCGGTAATGAACGCCAAGTGGAAGTTTCTCAAGCTGCTCTACAAGCAGGAGAAGCAGAACTTCCTGGCCGATGCCGGCTACCGCGCGTTCTACGCCAGCCAGGCCGAATGGCTGGTGCCCTACGCGGCTTTCTCAGCCCTGCGCGACCGGTTCGGCACCGCCGACTTCCAGCAGTGGCCTGAGGAGTTCCGCACCCCGCAAAACCTGGAAGCCCTGACCGCCGAAACCGCGCCCGACTACGACGAGTACGGCCTGTTTTTCTTTGTGCAGTATCACCTCGACAAGCAGCTGTTGGCCGCCGTCGACTACGCCCGCGCCCACGGCGTGGTGCTGAAGGGCGACCTGCCCATCGGCATCTACCGCCACTCGGTGGACGCCTGGACGCAGCCCGAGCTCTACCACATGGACCGCCAGGCCGGCGCCCCGCCCGACGATTTCTCCACCACCGGCCAGAACTGGCGCTTCCCCACCTACAACTGGGAGCGCATGGCCCAGGACGACTACAAGTGGTGGAAGCAGCGCATGGGCCATCTCGCCCGCTACTTCGACACGCTGCGCATCGACCATATTCTGGGCTTCTTCCGCATCTGGGAGATGCCCATTGAGTCGGTGGAGGGCCTGCTGGGACATTTTTCGCCCGCGCTGCCGTTGCACCGCCACGAGATTGAGCGCCGCCTGGGCTGGTTCGACTACTCGCGCCTGTGCGAGCCCTACATCCGCTGGCACATGCTGCAGGACATCTTCCAGGGCGAAGCCCAGAACGTGTTCGACGAGTACATGTACGACGCCAGCTACGGCCGCATTCACCTGAAGGAGAATGTGGACGACCAGCGCAAGATTGAAGCCTACATCGCCCAAAAAATAGCCGATTACCCCGAGCACACGGAATACTTCCAGTGGCTGCAAACCGGCTTGTTCAAGCTGGTGAACGAGGTGCTGTTTGTGCCGGCCGGCAACGACTTCTACCACCCGCGCATCACGCTCAACAAGAGCTACTCTTTCCGCGAGCTCGACAGCGACGAGGACCGCCGCCGCCTCTACGACGACATCTACATCGACTTCTTCTTCCGGCGCCACGAGGAGTTCTGGCGCCAGCAGGGCCTCGTGAAACTGCCGCCCGTGCGCTACGCCACCGACATGCTCATCTGCGGCGAAGACCTGGGTATGGTGCCCGCCTCGGTGCCCGGCGTGATGAAGGAACTCGGCATCTTGGGCCTCCACATCCAGCGCATGCCTTCGGACCCGGCCACCGAATTTGGGCATCCCGACGCGGCGCCTTACCTGAACGTGGTCACGACCAGCAGCCACGACATGAGCACCGTGCGCGGCTGGTGGGAAGAAGACCGGGTGCGTACCCAGCGCTTTTTCGAAACCATGCTCGGCCACTGGCGCGAGGTGGCGCCGTTCTACTGCGAGCCCTGGGTGGCGCGCGAAATCCTGGTGCAGCACCTGCACTCGCCGGCCATGTGGGCCATTTTCCCGCTGCAGGATTTGCTGGCCATCGACGGCCACCTGCGCCGGGCCAACCCGCACGACGAGCAAATCAACGTGCCCAGCAATCCGACCCATTTCTGGAAATACCGCCTCCACCTACCGCTCGAAGAGTTGGTGGATGCCGTTGGTTTCAACGAGCCGCTCCGGGCGCTGGTAGCCACCAGCGGCCGAAAAAAATAG
- a CDS encoding NAD(P)/FAD-dependent oxidoreductase: MILTLMQYDVLIIGAGSAGLAAALTLGRCLRRVLLADGGRPRNECSPGVHGFLTRDGVTPAELLRLGHEQLRPYETVEVQCVRIERVVPEAGGFRATGCGTADDAPLSITARRVLLATGVADVLPPLPGFRELWGRGVLHCPYCHGWEVRGQPLAVYGQGRTVTGLALLVSRWSPDVVVVTDGPGHLTPNARRRLRRHHIRVNEEPIARLIGTKERDLHCIEFADGSRLERAAVFLHAPQLQRSALAEEMGARITSKGAVWVDSGLQTSVPYVYAAGDTTPGAQQALIAAAEGNRAAILINESLTREECPR, from the coding sequence TTGATTTTGACTTTGATGCAATACGACGTGTTGATAATTGGCGCGGGCAGCGCCGGGCTGGCGGCGGCCCTCACGCTGGGGCGCTGCCTGCGCCGGGTGCTGCTGGCCGACGGCGGCCGCCCGCGCAACGAATGCTCGCCCGGCGTGCACGGCTTCCTCACCCGCGACGGCGTGACGCCGGCCGAGCTGCTACGCCTGGGCCACGAGCAGCTGCGCCCCTACGAAACCGTGGAGGTGCAGTGCGTGCGCATCGAGCGCGTGGTGCCGGAGGCGGGCGGCTTCCGGGCCACCGGCTGCGGCACAGCCGACGACGCGCCGCTCAGCATCACGGCCCGGCGGGTGCTGCTGGCCACCGGCGTGGCCGACGTGTTGCCGCCGCTGCCGGGCTTTCGGGAGCTGTGGGGGCGGGGCGTGCTGCACTGCCCGTACTGCCACGGCTGGGAGGTGCGGGGCCAGCCCCTGGCCGTGTACGGGCAGGGCCGCACCGTGACGGGCCTGGCCCTGCTGGTGAGCCGCTGGAGCCCGGACGTGGTGGTGGTGACCGACGGCCCCGGGCACCTCACGCCCAACGCCCGGCGCCGCCTGCGTCGCCACCACATTCGCGTCAACGAGGAGCCCATTGCCCGGCTCATTGGTACCAAGGAGCGCGACTTGCACTGCATCGAGTTTGCGGATGGCAGCCGGCTGGAACGGGCTGCCGTGTTCCTGCACGCGCCGCAGCTGCAGCGCAGCGCCCTAGCCGAGGAAATGGGCGCCCGCATCACCAGCAAAGGTGCCGTGTGGGTCGACTCGGGCCTGCAAACATCGGTGCCCTACGTGTATGCCGCCGGCGACACCACGCCCGGCGCCCAGCAGGCCCTGATAGCCGCCGCCGAGGGCAACCGGGCCGCCATTCTCATCAACGAAAGCCTGACGCGCGAGGAGTGCCCGCGCTGA
- a CDS encoding sigma-70 family RNA polymerase sigma factor, which yields MKSTLALLAAAEEELLVQRLLARDEQALQLLHDRYSRNLFAVIFRLVRDENLAQDVLQEGLLKVWLSIDRYDADRGRLFTWMVRVCCNQAIDALRSPRHRFHSGTRSLEVGGAQRAQAPASFNPEHIGLREFVLRLKPRQREVIDLLYFGGCTQAEAAEQLGIPVATVKTRARAALQVLSQLVR from the coding sequence ATGAAATCAACCCTGGCGCTGCTGGCGGCGGCCGAGGAGGAATTGCTGGTGCAGCGCCTCCTGGCCCGCGACGAACAAGCTCTCCAACTCCTTCATGACCGTTATTCCCGCAATCTGTTCGCTGTTATTTTCCGCCTGGTGCGCGATGAAAACCTCGCCCAGGACGTGCTGCAGGAAGGTCTGCTGAAGGTGTGGCTGAGCATTGACCGCTACGATGCCGACCGCGGACGCCTCTTCACCTGGATGGTGCGGGTGTGCTGCAACCAGGCCATCGATGCCCTGCGCAGCCCGCGCCACCGTTTCCATAGCGGCACCCGCTCCCTAGAAGTGGGCGGGGCCCAACGGGCCCAGGCGCCTGCCTCGTTCAACCCCGAGCACATCGGCCTGCGCGAATTTGTGCTGCGCCTCAAGCCCCGCCAGCGCGAAGTCATCGACCTGCTGTACTTCGGCGGCTGCACCCAGGCCGAAGCCGCCGAGCAGCTCGGCATCCCGGTGGCCACCGTCAAGACGCGCGCCCGCGCCGCCTTGCAGGTGCTGTCGCAGCTCGTGCGGTAG
- a CDS encoding alpha/beta hydrolase, translating into MTPTIVALHCWASSGREYDLLKALLPAGVRLLAPSLPGFGGQPVPAGFDYSVRAYADWIADFLAQHEVAEFTLIGHSMSGKMALALAARRPSGLRRLVLLSPSPPPGEPMSDEDRAASVAAHGKPEEAAKTFEKITRRPIAPELRAHVIADNLRTSKAAWTRWLLEGAREDISALLPRINVPCQLLVGEGDTAITPDTQRRLTLPLLPAGTQFQEVPGAGHLLPLEAPAEVQAAVEG; encoded by the coding sequence ATGACACCTACCATCGTTGCGCTGCATTGCTGGGCCAGCTCCGGCCGCGAGTACGACCTGCTCAAGGCGCTGCTGCCCGCCGGCGTGCGCCTGCTCGCGCCCAGTTTGCCAGGTTTTGGCGGCCAGCCCGTGCCCGCCGGTTTTGATTATTCGGTGCGGGCTTATGCCGATTGGATTGCCGACTTCCTGGCGCAGCATGAGGTGGCCGAGTTCACGCTGATTGGCCACAGCATGAGCGGAAAAATGGCGCTGGCGCTGGCGGCGCGGCGCCCGTCCGGCCTGCGCCGCCTGGTGCTGCTGTCGCCCTCGCCGCCCCCGGGCGAGCCCATGTCCGACGAAGACCGGGCCGCCTCCGTGGCTGCGCACGGCAAGCCCGAGGAAGCGGCCAAAACATTCGAAAAGATAACCCGGCGCCCCATTGCGCCCGAACTCCGGGCCCACGTCATTGCCGACAACCTGCGCACCTCGAAAGCCGCCTGGACCCGCTGGCTGCTGGAAGGCGCCCGCGAAGACATTTCGGCCCTGCTGCCGCGCATCAACGTGCCCTGCCAACTGCTGGTGGGCGAGGGCGACACCGCCATTACGCCCGACACGCAACGCCGCCTCACCCTGCCGTTGCTGCCGGCGGGCACGCAGTTTCAGGAAGTGCCGGGGGCTGGCCATCTGCTGCCGTTGGAGGCTCCGGCCGAGGTGCAGGCGGCGGTAGAAGGGTAG
- a CDS encoding patatin-like phospholipase family protein has protein sequence MAYFSSRLLPALVLAALSLLSAQAQKVGLVLSGGGAKGLAHIGVLKQLEKNHIPIDYIVGTSMGAVVGGMYAAGYSPEEIEQIVLNPEFQNWTSGKPLESKTFNFLTAEPSPSALRLGIAIDSTFKARVSTNLVNDLNLNLALAEKLAPASAASGYDFNKLFVPFRCMASEVFTRQVVEQSKGSLSDAIRNSMSFPLAFRPIRNLDGKYYYDGAVYDNFPTTAMKKTFAPDIIIGVNVGDVAFKKYPKNDDALLASTVAFLGTSVADTGSVGRNGIYIQPDLEGMGVGDFDRVKDFIAEGDTAALRSMEKIKARIGRRVDAADLQRRRLAFQGLAPKPRFIQVKVNGLRPDQNEYAARFFRKSGREYSLDDIEEGYYRLASDDYFKNIYPRIRYDAARQGYVFSVDAQRNNNVSTEVGFVLSNRPIDNLYFGVEYRYLRRLLYTASADVSLGRFYNGAHGSFRVNIPAKFAYFFEPEVTYNQWDYQNTGGVLGRDVINTQVRQQDTKLGGQFGISPTYRSRLLFDVATFVTKDEYTNSTEIKSADVLDATVFRGATAALRLARNTLNRKQYASSGHRYVYTLRGVTGSSTYTPGSTAEQLANTQHREWLQFRATVERYFSLKKERHAWGYFGELMVSSQPLFTTFRSTQTIAPVFAPLPDSRTLFLDAYRSSRYGAVGLRYTQPFLKKLEWRTEVYAHVNAQPLKQGELQTAVRRSGFDRPRVTASTGLIFQTPVGPLALHARFYDDPAERFGIYGHLGFLLFRSRALE, from the coding sequence ATGGCTTATTTCTCCTCCCGATTGCTGCCGGCCCTGGTGCTGGCGGCTCTTTCTCTCCTTTCGGCCCAAGCCCAAAAAGTGGGGCTGGTGCTCAGCGGCGGCGGGGCCAAGGGCCTAGCGCACATTGGGGTGCTCAAACAGCTGGAAAAGAACCACATACCCATCGACTACATTGTGGGGACGAGCATGGGCGCGGTGGTGGGCGGCATGTACGCGGCCGGCTATTCTCCGGAGGAAATTGAGCAAATTGTGCTCAACCCCGAATTCCAAAACTGGACCTCGGGCAAGCCGTTGGAGAGCAAGACCTTCAACTTTCTCACGGCCGAGCCGTCGCCGTCGGCCCTGCGGCTTGGCATTGCCATCGATTCCACGTTCAAGGCCCGAGTGAGCACCAACCTGGTGAACGACCTGAACCTGAACCTGGCGCTGGCCGAGAAGCTGGCACCGGCCTCGGCCGCCAGCGGCTACGACTTCAACAAGCTCTTCGTGCCCTTCCGCTGCATGGCCTCGGAGGTGTTTACGCGGCAGGTGGTGGAGCAGAGCAAGGGTTCGCTTTCGGACGCCATTCGCAATTCTATGTCGTTTCCGCTGGCGTTTCGGCCCATCCGCAACCTCGACGGGAAGTACTATTACGACGGCGCGGTGTACGACAACTTCCCCACCACCGCCATGAAGAAGACGTTCGCCCCGGACATCATCATCGGGGTGAACGTGGGCGACGTGGCGTTCAAGAAATACCCCAAAAACGACGACGCGCTGCTGGCCAGCACCGTGGCTTTTCTGGGCACGAGCGTGGCCGACACGGGCAGCGTGGGCCGCAACGGCATCTACATCCAGCCCGACCTCGAGGGCATGGGCGTGGGCGATTTTGACCGGGTGAAGGACTTCATTGCCGAAGGCGACACGGCCGCCCTGCGCAGCATGGAAAAGATAAAAGCCCGCATCGGGCGCCGCGTTGACGCGGCCGACCTGCAGCGGCGGCGGCTGGCCTTCCAGGGGCTGGCGCCCAAGCCGCGCTTCATTCAGGTGAAGGTGAATGGCCTGCGGCCCGACCAGAACGAGTACGCGGCGCGGTTTTTCCGCAAGTCGGGCCGGGAATACTCGCTCGACGACATTGAAGAGGGCTACTACCGGCTGGCGTCGGACGACTATTTCAAGAACATTTACCCGCGCATTCGCTACGACGCGGCCCGTCAGGGCTACGTGTTCAGCGTGGACGCCCAGCGCAACAACAACGTGAGCACCGAGGTCGGCTTCGTGCTCTCGAACCGGCCCATCGACAACCTGTATTTTGGGGTGGAGTACCGCTACCTGCGCCGGCTGCTCTACACGGCCTCGGCCGACGTGAGCCTGGGCCGCTTCTACAACGGCGCGCACGGCTCGTTCCGTGTCAACATCCCGGCCAAGTTTGCCTATTTCTTCGAGCCCGAAGTGACCTACAACCAGTGGGATTACCAGAACACGGGCGGCGTGCTGGGTCGCGATGTAATCAACACGCAGGTGCGGCAGCAGGACACCAAACTGGGCGGGCAGTTTGGCATCAGCCCCACTTACCGCAGCCGCCTGCTGTTCGACGTGGCCACCTTCGTGACCAAGGACGAGTACACCAACTCCACGGAAATCAAGTCGGCCGACGTGCTGGACGCCACCGTGTTCAGGGGCGCCACGGCCGCCCTGCGCCTGGCCCGCAATACCCTCAACCGCAAGCAGTACGCTTCCAGCGGCCACCGCTACGTATACACGCTGCGCGGCGTCACGGGCTCGTCGACCTACACGCCCGGCTCCACGGCCGAGCAGCTGGCCAACACCCAGCACCGCGAGTGGCTGCAGTTCCGGGCCACGGTGGAGCGGTATTTCTCCCTGAAAAAAGAACGCCACGCCTGGGGCTATTTCGGCGAGCTGATGGTGAGCTCGCAGCCGCTGTTCACCACATTTCGCTCGACGCAGACCATTGCGCCGGTGTTTGCGCCGCTGCCCGACTCGCGCACGCTGTTTCTGGATGCTTACCGCTCGTCGCGCTACGGCGCCGTGGGCTTGCGCTACACCCAGCCTTTTTTGAAAAAGCTGGAGTGGCGCACCGAAGTGTACGCGCACGTCAACGCCCAGCCCCTGAAGCAAGGGGAGTTGCAAACGGCTGTGCGCCGCTCCGGCTTCGACCGCCCGCGCGTGACGGCCAGCACGGGCCTGATTTTCCAGACGCCGGTGGGCCCGCTGGCCTTGCACGCCCGCTTCTACGACGACCCCGCCGAACGTTTCGGCATCTACGGCCACCTGGGCTTCCTGCTTTTCCGAAGCCGCGCGCTGGAGTAA
- a CDS encoding histidine kinase dimerization/phospho-acceptor domain-containing protein — MTFAPAPPTQKRFRLGLRGQLLLVFGMVFGLATLAAGSYQYRSLGRQLARADDERLRLRAEQLLSRVSLDPQPTLPLPDQTGETMRLVFEEAGRPARELFRSDGWPARDTGGLPRPAAPGHELRHGRVVAVARLAAPPGPGADYAEPTGRLTLWLAHPAAPLEKALARVRRTLWLGLLGSAGLAGALALLVAGVALRPLRRMAAQARRIQQAQDIAPLPVPDTGDEVQELAETLNQLLTRLRGQATSQANFLAAAAHELRTPLATLQTGLDVSGRDPALPPATRAALAGHDAELARLSRLVDDFLLVGRLGNGAALPLRRRPVALAELLLALADRELPRFRAAGRTLTIELPEEDSAVQATVETDADQLTTLLLNLLDNARKHARPGTGVVLRLQAGPVISIENELAAPLGNHLAQLTTAWYQADPLAPGTGLGLWIAGRLAQGLGLQLALAEAHGRLRVTVGFGGRADNLTR, encoded by the coding sequence ATGACTTTCGCCCCCGCCCCACCCACCCAAAAACGCTTCCGGCTGGGCCTGCGCGGGCAGCTGCTGCTGGTGTTTGGGATGGTGTTTGGGCTGGCCACGCTGGCCGCGGGCAGCTACCAATATCGCAGCCTGGGCCGCCAGCTGGCCCGCGCCGACGATGAGCGCCTGCGCCTGCGCGCCGAGCAGCTACTGAGTCGCGTCAGCCTCGACCCACAACCCACGCTGCCCTTACCCGACCAAACCGGCGAAACCATGCGCCTGGTATTTGAGGAAGCCGGGCGGCCCGCCCGCGAGCTGTTTCGCTCGGACGGCTGGCCGGCCCGCGACACCGGCGGCCTGCCCCGACCCGCCGCGCCCGGCCACGAGCTGCGCCACGGCCGCGTGGTGGCCGTGGCCCGGCTAGCCGCCCCGCCCGGCCCGGGCGCCGACTACGCCGAGCCCACCGGACGCCTCACGCTCTGGCTGGCCCATCCCGCCGCGCCCCTCGAAAAAGCCCTGGCCCGGGTGCGGCGCACGCTGTGGCTGGGGCTGCTGGGCAGCGCCGGGCTGGCCGGGGCACTGGCGCTGCTGGTGGCCGGCGTAGCGCTGCGGCCCCTGCGGCGCATGGCCGCGCAGGCCCGCCGCATTCAGCAGGCGCAGGACATTGCGCCCCTGCCCGTGCCCGACACCGGCGATGAGGTGCAGGAACTGGCCGAAACGCTGAACCAGCTGCTGACCCGGCTGCGCGGACAGGCTACGTCCCAGGCCAACTTTCTGGCCGCGGCCGCCCACGAGCTGCGCACGCCGCTGGCCACCCTGCAAACCGGCCTCGACGTGAGCGGGCGCGACCCCGCCCTGCCGCCCGCCACCCGCGCCGCACTGGCCGGCCACGATGCCGAGCTGGCCCGCCTGAGCCGCCTCGTGGACGACTTTCTGCTGGTGGGCCGGCTGGGCAACGGGGCCGCGCTGCCGCTGCGCCGGCGGCCCGTGGCGCTGGCCGAACTGCTACTGGCCTTGGCCGACCGGGAGCTGCCGCGCTTTCGGGCCGCGGGCCGCACGCTCACCATCGAGCTGCCCGAGGAGGACTCTGCCGTGCAGGCCACAGTGGAAACCGACGCCGACCAGCTCACCACGCTCCTGCTGAACCTGCTCGACAACGCCCGCAAGCACGCCCGCCCCGGCACCGGCGTGGTGCTGCGCCTGCAAGCCGGCCCCGTTATCAGCATCGAAAATGAGTTGGCGGCCCCGCTGGGCAACCACTTGGCCCAGCTCACCACCGCCTGGTACCAGGCCGACCCGCTGGCCCCCGGCACCGGCCTGGGCCTGTGGATAGCCGGCCGGCTGGCGCAGGGGCTGGGGTTGCAGCTGGCGCTGGCCGAAGCACATGGGCGGCTGCGCGTTACGGTAGGCTTTGGGGGTAGGGCCGACAATCTGACGCGGTAG
- a CDS encoding response regulator transcription factor → MRILIVEDEARLARFIQQGLTQAGHVADVAATGPEGLEQAATTPYDAVLLDLMLPGQSGLDVLRNLREFGIQTPVLILSALTDTQHVVRGLEAGAVDYLRKPFAFDELLARLHIIGRKTAAPAGAEALRLADLVLDPLGRVVTRAGRTLSLTNREFAVLELLLRNAGRVVSKTRLAEKVWDVDYDMGSNVIEVHISQLRRKLDRDFAPAPALLETVIGQGYRLREPVTAG, encoded by the coding sequence ATGCGCATTCTCATTGTCGAAGACGAGGCCCGGCTGGCGAGGTTCATTCAGCAGGGCCTCACGCAGGCCGGGCACGTGGCCGATGTGGCCGCCACCGGCCCCGAGGGCCTGGAGCAAGCCGCCACCACGCCCTACGACGCCGTGCTGCTCGACCTGATGCTGCCCGGCCAGAGCGGCCTCGACGTGCTGCGCAACCTGCGCGAGTTCGGCATTCAAACGCCCGTCCTCATCCTGAGCGCCCTCACCGACACGCAGCACGTGGTGAGAGGACTCGAAGCCGGCGCCGTGGATTACCTGCGCAAGCCTTTCGCTTTTGATGAGCTGCTGGCCCGCCTGCACATCATCGGCCGCAAAACGGCCGCTCCGGCCGGCGCCGAGGCCCTGCGCCTGGCCGACCTCGTGCTCGACCCGCTGGGCCGGGTGGTGACGCGCGCCGGCCGAACCCTCAGCCTCACCAACCGTGAGTTTGCGGTGCTGGAGCTGCTGCTGCGTAATGCCGGCCGCGTGGTGAGCAAAACGCGGCTGGCCGAAAAAGTGTGGGACGTGGACTACGACATGGGTTCGAACGTGATTGAGGTGCACATCTCGCAGCTGCGCCGCAAGCTCGACCGGGACTTTGCCCCCGCGCCCGCGTTGCTGGAAACGGTGATTGGGCAGGGCTACCGGCTGCGCGAGCCGGTGACGGCGGGGTAG